From the genome of Streptococcus lutetiensis, one region includes:
- a CDS encoding Bax inhibitor-1/YccA family protein — translation MNQNDIIYTQTDSGLNRFFAKIYGLVGMGIGLSAFVSFLMLYVFTDNMINIMTNHPFIYYGAVFLELALVFLASGAARKNTPSALPLFLFYSALNGFTLSFIIVAYTQTTVLQAFVSSALVFGVMSVLGFVIKKDLSGFAKAALAALIGIIIASFVNIFVGSGMMSFVISIISVLIFSGLIAYDNQMIKRVYEATGGQVGDGWAISMALSLYLDFINLFLNLLRLFGRDDQ, via the coding sequence TTGAATCAGAACGATATTATTTACACACAGACCGATAGTGGTTTGAATCGCTTTTTTGCTAAAATTTATGGATTAGTTGGTATGGGAATCGGCTTGTCAGCCTTTGTCTCATTCTTGATGCTTTATGTCTTTACTGACAATATGATTAATATCATGACTAATCACCCATTTATTTATTATGGTGCAGTTTTCTTAGAGTTGGCTTTGGTTTTCTTAGCTAGCGGTGCTGCTCGTAAAAATACACCATCTGCTTTGCCTTTGTTTTTATTTTATTCAGCTCTGAATGGCTTTACGTTAAGTTTCATCATTGTTGCTTACACACAAACAACAGTTTTACAAGCCTTTGTCTCATCTGCCTTAGTCTTTGGTGTGATGTCAGTCCTTGGTTTTGTCATTAAAAAAGATTTGTCTGGCTTTGCAAAAGCAGCCTTGGCAGCTTTGATTGGTATCATCATTGCAAGCTTTGTCAATATTTTTGTTGGCTCAGGGATGATGAGCTTTGTTATCAGTATTATTTCAGTATTGATTTTCTCAGGGCTTATCGCTTATGACAATCAAATGATTAAGCGTGTTTATGAAGCGACAGGTGGTCAAGTTGGTGATGGCTGGGCTATTTCAATGGCACTTAGTCTTTACCTTGACTTTATCAACTTATTCTTGAATTTGCTTCGCTTGTTCGGAAGAGATGATCAATGA
- a CDS encoding TrmH family RNA methyltransferase: MQVVITSKSNNLIKKTKKLLKKKYREHSYLIEGWHLFEEAQKAGADFLNIFVLEELSDRVEGLAHVTYVTPEVLKELTDSKTPQGIIAEVVMPNLPLADLKAGRYLVLEDVQDPGNVGTMIRTADAAGLDGVLISEKSADIYNQKTLRSMQGSHFHLPIWRTNVYEACQKLQNLDVPLIATTLSKESVSYKTIEYNGNFVLVMGNEGNGISEQMTKQADILAHIIMPGQAESLNVAVSTGILLFQLI; the protein is encoded by the coding sequence ATGCAAGTAGTTATAACCTCTAAATCAAATAATCTCATTAAAAAGACTAAAAAATTATTGAAAAAAAAATACCGCGAACATTCTTACTTGATTGAAGGATGGCACTTGTTTGAGGAAGCGCAAAAAGCTGGCGCTGACTTCTTAAATATTTTTGTCCTTGAAGAGCTTTCAGACCGTGTTGAAGGCTTAGCGCATGTGACTTATGTGACGCCTGAGGTATTAAAAGAATTAACAGACTCTAAGACACCACAAGGTATTATCGCGGAAGTGGTGATGCCAAACTTGCCACTAGCTGATTTGAAAGCTGGTCGCTACTTGGTATTAGAAGATGTTCAAGACCCAGGAAATGTGGGAACGATGATTCGTACAGCAGATGCTGCTGGTTTGGACGGTGTTTTGATTTCAGAAAAATCAGCTGATATTTACAATCAAAAAACGCTACGTTCCATGCAGGGGAGCCATTTTCATTTACCGATTTGGCGTACTAATGTGTATGAGGCTTGTCAGAAGTTACAAAATCTTGATGTGCCGCTGATTGCCACAACACTTTCCAAAGAGTCTGTGTCTTACAAGACCATTGAGTACAATGGAAATTTTGTGCTTGTCATGGGAAATGAAGGAAATGGCATTTCAGAGCAAATGACAAAACAAGCTGATATCTTGGCGCACATCATTATGCCTGGGCAAGCAGAAAGTTTAAATGTTGCTGTGTCAACAGGAATTCTCCTTTTTCAGTTGATTTAA
- the cbpB gene encoding cyclic-di-AMP-binding protein CbpB — MIAKEFEEFLLSHLDHYLVPAEDLAIFIDTHNSDHAMLLLANNGYSRVPVITKDKEYVGTISIADIMSYQANNQLTDWELAQTDIGKMVNTKLQTISNTSSLTDIMHLLVDYPFLPVLDKNNHFLGIITRKSILKAVNSLLHDFTDYYTITPKDD; from the coding sequence ATGATAGCAAAAGAATTTGAAGAATTTCTTCTTAGCCATTTGGATCATTACTTGGTTCCGGCAGAAGATTTGGCGATTTTTATTGATACGCATAATTCAGACCACGCCATGTTGCTTTTAGCTAATAATGGTTATTCACGTGTTCCTGTTATCACCAAAGATAAAGAATACGTTGGGACTATCAGCATTGCTGACATTATGTCTTATCAAGCTAATAATCAATTGACCGATTGGGAATTGGCTCAGACTGATATTGGCAAGATGGTTAATACCAAATTACAAACCATTAGTAATACTTCAAGCTTAACGGATATTATGCATTTGTTAGTGGACTATCCCTTTTTGCCAGTCTTAGATAAAAATAACCACTTCCTAGGCATTATTACACGTAAATCGATTCTAAAGGCTGTTAATAGTCTCTTACACGATTTCACTGATTATTATACGATTACCCCGAAAGATGATTGA
- the xerD gene encoding site-specific tyrosine recombinase XerD: MIDFIQEFIDSKSLSENSRNAYFYDLQQFVEAVDGKVSKEKLALYEHSLASLKTSGKKRKISAVNQFLYFLYDTERLDRFYKLSNKEKLTTKPVSKELLDYSAFYQESSYQAGQLIALLMIELGLSSSDLQGLKVADLDRTFAVLRVQKVGLVRVLEVPAKLLDYMTANLSEEQIYLFDNQGKSYSRQWFFNQLKAFLASLGLEDLSAQDMRHQYVLHQKAAGKSLLEVSRNLGLKSPVTLEKFYN, from the coding sequence ATGATTGATTTTATCCAAGAATTTATTGACAGTAAGTCTCTCTCAGAGAATTCTAGAAATGCTTATTTTTATGATTTGCAGCAGTTTGTTGAGGCTGTTGATGGCAAGGTCAGTAAAGAAAAGCTGGCGCTTTATGAGCATTCTTTAGCTTCTTTAAAAACGTCAGGCAAAAAGCGTAAGATTTCAGCAGTCAATCAGTTTTTGTATTTTTTATATGATACTGAGCGCTTAGATCGTTTTTATAAATTAAGCAATAAAGAAAAATTGACCACGAAACCGGTTAGTAAGGAGTTGCTGGATTATTCGGCTTTTTATCAAGAAAGTTCTTATCAAGCTGGTCAGTTAATTGCGCTTTTGATGATTGAACTGGGCTTGTCGTCTAGTGACCTTCAAGGGTTAAAAGTTGCTGATTTGGATAGGACTTTTGCTGTTTTGCGCGTGCAAAAAGTTGGCTTGGTCAGAGTGCTAGAAGTTCCTGCAAAATTGCTTGATTACATGACTGCCAATTTGTCTGAAGAACAGATCTATCTTTTTGATAATCAAGGTAAATCTTATTCAAGACAATGGTTCTTCAATCAATTAAAAGCATTTTTGGCTTCTTTAGGTCTGGAAGACTTATCAGCGCAGGACATGCGCCATCAATATGTTTTACATCAAAAAGCAGCAGGAAAATCTTTATTAGAAGTTAGTCGCAATTTAGGGCTTAAGAGTCCAGTGACTTTAGAGAAATTTTATAACTGA
- a CDS encoding YneF family protein, translating into MTTFLWILLVLVALFGGLVGGVFIARKQFEKEIGEHPRLTPDAIREMMSQMGQKPSEAKIQQTYRNIIKQSKAAAAKAKK; encoded by the coding sequence ATGACAACATTTCTTTGGATTTTGTTAGTTTTGGTTGCTTTGTTTGGTGGCCTTGTTGGTGGTGTTTTTATCGCTCGTAAACAGTTTGAAAAGGAAATCGGTGAACACCCACGCTTGACGCCTGATGCGATCCGTGAAATGATGAGCCAAATGGGTCAAAAACCTAGTGAAGCAAAAATTCAACAAACGTACCGTAACATTATCAAACAATCAAAAGCAGCTGCAGCAAAAGCTAAAAAATAA
- the scpB gene encoding SMC-Scp complex subunit ScpB, translating into MNYLAQIEALLFVAGEEGLSLRHLASMVNLTPTALQQQLEKLTQKYEADESSSLCLIETAGCYKIVTKEIFADLLRDFAKAPVNQSLSRASLEVLSIIAYKQPITRIEVDDIRGVNSSSAISKLMALGLICEAGKKEVIGRPNLYATTNYFLDFMGINDLSELIDVSNIEVVDEEMTLFEEPKLAQEETELAKTDEMM; encoded by the coding sequence ATGAACTATTTAGCTCAGATTGAAGCTCTTCTTTTTGTAGCAGGTGAAGAAGGCCTGAGCTTACGTCATTTGGCTAGTATGGTTAATTTAACGCCAACGGCGCTCCAACAACAATTGGAAAAATTAACACAAAAATACGAAGCTGACGAATCATCAAGTCTTTGTTTGATTGAGACAGCAGGTTGTTATAAAATTGTGACCAAAGAAATTTTTGCTGATTTGCTTCGTGATTTTGCAAAAGCTCCAGTCAATCAAAGTTTATCACGTGCCAGTTTGGAAGTTTTATCCATTATTGCTTACAAACAACCGATAACACGTATTGAAGTTGATGATATCCGTGGTGTTAATTCTAGCAGTGCTATCAGTAAATTAATGGCTCTAGGTTTAATTTGCGAAGCTGGTAAAAAAGAAGTAATTGGTCGACCAAATCTTTATGCGACAACGAATTATTTCCTAGATTTTATGGGAATCAATGACCTAAGTGAGCTGATTGACGTGTCAAATATCGAAGTGGTTGATGAAGAAATGACCCTTTTTGAAGAGCCAAAATTAGCCCAAGAAGAAACAGAACTCGCTAAAACTGACGAAATGATGTAA
- a CDS encoding nucleoside-triphosphate diphosphatase, with translation MADKIYEYKDKENWFLGEWGGFNAISGLGNVCGDELYELSQQVAKLVASKCCGKCHGHGEDGCHKDEFNGYNVTVVKKSSDFQLIRFVVGMINEETNRHLEVQQRASAVVVTEGDQLLFVHLPEDGVAASDFFGKSSENAFGDTILIATRNEGKTKEFCKMFDQLGIKVENLNNHPELPEVEETGMTFEENARLKAETISKLTGKMVLADDSGLKVDVLGGLPGVWSARFSGPDATDESNNAKLLHELAMVFDMKDRSAQFHTTLVVAAPDKESLVVEADWPGYIAMEAKGDNGFGYDPLFLVGETGRHAAELTADEKNEISHRGLAVKKLMEAFPVWKAEQ, from the coding sequence ATGGCTGATAAAATTTATGAGTATAAAGATAAAGAAAATTGGTTCCTTGGTGAGTGGGGTGGCTTCAATGCCATTTCAGGTCTTGGAAATGTCTGCGGTGACGAGCTTTATGAATTGAGCCAACAAGTTGCAAAACTTGTTGCAAGCAAATGCTGTGGCAAATGTCACGGACACGGTGAAGATGGCTGCCATAAAGATGAATTCAACGGCTACAACGTCACTGTTGTTAAAAAATCATCTGATTTTCAATTGATTCGCTTTGTTGTTGGCATGATTAATGAAGAAACTAATCGTCATTTAGAAGTGCAACAACGTGCGAGTGCAGTTGTGGTTACTGAGGGTGACCAATTGTTATTCGTGCATCTACCTGAAGATGGTGTTGCTGCGTCAGACTTTTTTGGAAAATCATCTGAAAATGCTTTTGGTGATACCATTTTGATTGCTACACGCAATGAAGGTAAAACCAAAGAATTTTGTAAAATGTTTGATCAACTAGGTATCAAAGTTGAAAACCTAAACAACCACCCAGAATTGCCTGAAGTGGAAGAAACTGGAATGACCTTTGAAGAAAATGCACGCTTGAAAGCAGAAACGATTTCAAAATTAACTGGAAAAATGGTTCTTGCTGATGATTCTGGCTTGAAAGTTGATGTTCTTGGTGGTCTTCCTGGTGTATGGTCAGCTCGTTTCTCTGGTCCAGATGCCACAGACGAATCAAATAATGCTAAATTACTTCACGAATTAGCAATGGTATTTGATATGAAAGACCGCTCAGCGCAATTCCACACAACACTTGTAGTTGCTGCACCAGATAAAGAAAGTCTGGTTGTTGAAGCTGATTGGCCTGGCTACATTGCTATGGAAGCAAAAGGTGACAATGGCTTTGGTTATGACCCACTATTTTTAGTTGGTGAAACTGGACGTCACGCTGCTGAACTGACAGCAGATGAAAAAAATGAAATCTCACATCGTGGGTTGGCTGTTAAGAAATTAATGGAGGCATTCCCAGTATGGAAAGCAGAACAATAA
- a CDS encoding pseudouridine synthase — MRINKYIAHAGIASRRKAEDLIKRGLVTINGKVVTELATTVKAGDVVEVEGTPIYNEEKVYYLLNKPRGVISSVSDDKGRKTVVDLLPNVTERIYPVGRLDWDTTGLLILTNDGDFTDEMIHPRNEIDKVYLARVKGLATKENLRPLTRGVVIDGKKTKPARYNIIKVDPEKNRSVVELTIHEGRNHQVKKMFESVGLLVDKLSRTNFGTLDLSGLRPGESRRLSKKEISQLHNLAVNKQK; from the coding sequence ATGAGAATTAATAAATACATTGCCCATGCGGGAATTGCCAGCCGTCGTAAAGCTGAAGATTTGATTAAAAGAGGTTTGGTAACCATCAACGGTAAAGTTGTCACAGAACTAGCTACAACGGTTAAAGCTGGTGATGTTGTTGAAGTTGAAGGGACACCAATCTATAACGAAGAAAAAGTTTATTACCTTCTTAATAAACCTCGTGGTGTGATTTCAAGTGTATCAGATGACAAAGGCCGTAAAACGGTTGTTGACTTGCTACCAAATGTTACAGAACGTATCTACCCTGTTGGACGTTTGGACTGGGATACCACTGGACTTTTGATTTTGACAAATGATGGTGATTTCACAGATGAAATGATTCACCCACGTAATGAAATTGACAAAGTCTACTTAGCTCGTGTTAAAGGACTTGCGACAAAAGAAAATCTTCGTCCATTGACACGTGGTGTTGTTATCGATGGCAAAAAGACAAAACCAGCTCGCTACAATATCATTAAGGTAGATCCTGAGAAAAATCGTTCAGTGGTTGAATTAACCATTCATGAAGGACGCAATCACCAAGTTAAGAAAATGTTCGAATCAGTTGGACTTTTGGTAGATAAATTGTCTCGTACGAACTTTGGAACTTTGGATCTATCAGGACTTCGCCCAGGTGAATCACGTCGTTTGAGTAAAAAAGAAATCAGCCAGTTACATAATTTAGCTGTTAACAAACAAAAATGA
- the racE gene encoding glutamate racemase, producing MDNGPIGFLDSGVGGLTVVRELMRQLPHEEIVYIGDSARAPYGPRPAEQIREYTWELVNFLLTKNVKMIVFACNTATAVTWKEVKEKLDIPVLGVILPGSSAAIKSTRNGKIGIIGTPMTINSEVYPEKIKSLSPKMEVSGLACPKFVPIVESNEMGSSVAKKVVYESLAPLVGKVDTLVLGCTHYPLLRPIIQNVMGPNVKLIDSGAECIRDVSVLLNYFEINHSRTENAVDHHFYTTASSQRFKEIAVNWLGTDIDVQHVDLEKLSK from the coding sequence ATGGATAATGGACCAATTGGTTTTTTAGATTCTGGAGTTGGTGGTTTAACAGTTGTACGTGAATTAATGCGTCAACTACCACATGAAGAAATTGTATATATTGGAGACTCAGCAAGAGCTCCTTACGGTCCTAGACCTGCTGAACAAATTAGAGAATACACTTGGGAATTGGTTAATTTCTTGTTAACTAAAAATGTTAAGATGATTGTCTTTGCTTGTAATACAGCGACAGCAGTTACTTGGAAAGAAGTTAAAGAAAAACTTGATATTCCTGTTCTTGGTGTTATTTTACCAGGTTCTAGTGCCGCGATTAAATCGACACGTAACGGTAAAATTGGGATTATCGGAACTCCGATGACCATTAATTCAGAAGTTTATCCTGAAAAGATAAAATCATTATCTCCAAAAATGGAAGTTAGCGGTTTAGCTTGTCCCAAGTTTGTTCCAATCGTTGAGTCAAATGAAATGGGGTCAAGTGTTGCTAAAAAAGTTGTTTATGAAAGTTTAGCACCGCTTGTTGGCAAAGTTGACACATTGGTTCTTGGATGTACTCATTACCCACTACTTCGTCCAATCATTCAAAATGTGATGGGACCGAATGTTAAACTCATTGATAGTGGTGCTGAATGTATTCGAGATGTGTCAGTATTATTAAATTACTTTGAAATTAATCATAGTCGCACGGAAAATGCTGTTGATCACCATTTCTACACGACAGCAAGTAGTCAGCGTTTTAAAGAAATTGCGGTGAACTGGCTAGGAACTGACATTGATGTGCAACATGTTGATTTGGAAAAGTTGAGCAAATAG
- a CDS encoding segregation/condensation protein A: MDIKLKDFEGPLDLLLHFVSKYQMDIYDVPIVEVIEQYLAYISTLQAMKLEVAGEYMVMASQLMLIKSRKLLPKIVEAESEEDDPEQELLTQIEEYRRFKAISEEMSAQHDERAKFYSKPKQELIFEDAVLAHDKTIMDLFLSFSHVMAEKQRELKNSHTVVERDDYRIEDMMTVISERLSQSKKLVLNKIFKECQSIPEMITLFLATLELIKVHEVEVEQEENFGDIVLQSVS; the protein is encoded by the coding sequence ATGGATATTAAATTAAAAGATTTTGAAGGGCCTCTGGATTTGCTTTTGCACTTCGTCTCTAAATATCAGATGGATATTTACGATGTTCCAATCGTGGAAGTTATCGAGCAGTATTTGGCTTATATTTCAACCTTACAAGCCATGAAATTAGAAGTGGCAGGTGAATATATGGTTATGGCCAGTCAGCTCATGCTGATTAAAAGCCGTAAGCTACTTCCAAAAATTGTTGAAGCAGAGTCAGAAGAAGATGATCCTGAACAAGAATTGTTGACACAAATCGAAGAATATCGTCGCTTCAAGGCGATTAGTGAGGAAATGTCAGCCCAGCACGATGAACGTGCTAAATTTTACTCAAAACCAAAACAAGAATTAATTTTTGAAGATGCGGTTTTAGCTCATGACAAGACGATTATGGATCTTTTCTTGTCATTTTCACATGTTATGGCTGAAAAGCAAAGAGAATTGAAAAATAGTCATACGGTTGTTGAGCGTGATGATTATCGTATTGAAGACATGATGACGGTTATTTCAGAACGTCTCAGTCAGTCTAAAAAACTTGTTTTGAACAAGATTTTCAAAGAATGTCAATCTATTCCAGAGATGATTACCTTATTTTTGGCGACTTTAGAATTGATTAAAGTCCATGAGGTGGAAGTAGAACAAGAGGAAAACTTTGGAGATATTGTTTTACAAAGTGTTAGTTGA
- a CDS encoding HDIG domain-containing metalloprotein gives MEAYKKDKEFMELVGHLIQHPRFQKLGNIPQHHYSTRMEHSINVAYTSYKIAKKIGWDEKSTARGGLLHDFFYYDWRETKFNKGHAWVHPRIAVRNARKLTTLNKREEDIILKHMWGATIAPPRYKEGYIVTMVDKYWAVKEAITPFRNRFGKKRRYSRKILPSNHR, from the coding sequence ATGGAAGCATATAAAAAAGATAAAGAGTTTATGGAGCTTGTTGGTCATCTTATCCAACACCCTCGTTTTCAAAAATTAGGTAATATTCCACAGCATCACTATTCGACACGTATGGAACATTCTATTAATGTGGCTTATACGAGCTACAAGATTGCCAAAAAAATTGGTTGGGATGAAAAATCCACGGCGCGAGGAGGACTTTTACACGATTTCTTTTATTACGATTGGCGAGAAACCAAGTTTAATAAGGGTCATGCGTGGGTACATCCAAGAATTGCCGTTCGAAACGCTAGAAAATTAACGACTTTAAATAAGCGTGAAGAAGATATCATTTTAAAACACATGTGGGGGGCAACGATTGCTCCGCCGCGTTATAAAGAAGGTTACATTGTGACGATGGTTGATAAGTATTGGGCTGTCAAAGAAGCCATTACACCATTTCGCAATCGTTTTGGTAAGAAAAGACGCTACAGCCGTAAGATTTTACCAAGTAACCATCGTTAA
- a CDS encoding metallophosphoesterase, with protein MESRTIIVMSDSHGDREIVSNIKQRYQGEVDAIFHNGDSELPSSDPIWDGIKVVRGNCDYDTGYPERLTTYLDDIVIAQTHGHLYNINFTWDRLDLFAQEEDADICLYGHLHRAAAWRNGNTVFINPGSVLQPRGDVKEKLYAKVIITKDKIKVDFYTRDHKLYPALSKEFDR; from the coding sequence ATGGAAAGCAGAACAATAATTGTAATGAGCGATTCTCACGGTGATCGTGAGATTGTTAGCAATATTAAACAACGTTATCAAGGAGAAGTTGATGCCATTTTCCATAATGGTGATTCTGAGCTACCAAGTTCAGATCCTATTTGGGATGGTATCAAAGTGGTTCGTGGTAATTGTGATTATGATACTGGGTATCCTGAAAGATTGACAACTTATCTTGACGATATTGTCATAGCACAGACTCACGGACACCTTTATAACATTAATTTTACATGGGATAGATTAGATTTATTTGCTCAAGAAGAAGATGCAGATATTTGCCTTTATGGGCACTTGCATCGTGCAGCTGCTTGGCGTAATGGTAATACTGTTTTTATCAATCCAGGTAGTGTTCTCCAACCTCGTGGTGACGTTAAAGAAAAGCTTTATGCGAAAGTAATTATCACTAAAGACAAGATTAAGGTTGATTTTTACACACGTGACCACAAACTCTATCCGGCACTTTCAAAGGAATTTGACAGATGA
- a CDS encoding diaminopimelate decarboxylase, producing MKTPFISAKELQNITNEFPTPFHLYDEKGIREKARALNKAFAWNKGFKEYFAVKATPTPAILKILQEENCGVDCATEVELLMSHKLGFTDIMFSSNDTPAREFKYARKIGATINLDAYEHIAFLKEVAGLPDTVSLRYNPGGVFSLGTDIMDNPEESKFGMTKDQLIQGFKDLKAEGVKNFGIHSFLASNTVTNDYYPELARQLFELAVEVKEKTGVVINFINLSGGVGVNYRPEQKANDIAAIGEGVHRVFDEVLVPAGLGEVKIFTELGRFMLAPHGLLVTKVRHRKQTYRTYIGVDASAVNLMRPAMYDAYHYITNMTNPNGKLEVVDVVGSLCENNDKFAKQRELPEARVGDTLVIHDTGAHGFSMGYQYNGRLRSAEILYQEDGSGRLIRRAETPEDYFATIKGFDFE from the coding sequence ATGAAAACACCATTTATTTCAGCCAAAGAGCTTCAAAACATTACGAATGAATTTCCAACGCCATTTCACCTTTACGATGAAAAAGGGATTCGTGAAAAGGCTCGCGCTTTGAACAAAGCCTTTGCTTGGAATAAAGGGTTTAAGGAATATTTTGCCGTAAAAGCAACTCCAACACCAGCTATCTTGAAAATTTTACAAGAGGAAAATTGCGGGGTGGATTGTGCGACAGAAGTGGAACTTTTGATGAGCCACAAGCTTGGTTTTACTGATATTATGTTCTCATCAAATGATACGCCAGCGCGTGAATTCAAGTACGCTAGAAAAATTGGGGCAACCATTAACCTTGATGCGTATGAACATATTGCCTTTTTAAAAGAAGTGGCAGGATTACCAGATACTGTGTCACTTCGATACAATCCGGGTGGTGTTTTCTCGCTTGGAACTGATATTATGGATAATCCTGAAGAATCAAAATTTGGGATGACTAAAGACCAGTTGATTCAAGGCTTCAAAGATTTGAAAGCAGAAGGGGTCAAAAACTTCGGTATCCATTCATTCCTTGCTTCAAACACAGTGACTAATGATTACTACCCAGAATTAGCCCGTCAGTTATTTGAATTAGCTGTTGAAGTGAAAGAAAAAACTGGCGTTGTGATTAACTTTATCAATTTATCTGGTGGGGTCGGAGTCAATTATCGTCCAGAACAAAAAGCTAATGATATTGCGGCGATTGGTGAAGGGGTCCACCGTGTTTTTGATGAGGTATTGGTTCCTGCTGGACTTGGTGAGGTGAAAATCTTTACTGAACTTGGTCGCTTCATGTTAGCGCCACATGGTTTGCTTGTAACCAAAGTTCGCCACCGCAAACAAACGTATCGCACATACATTGGGGTTGATGCATCAGCCGTTAACTTGATGCGTCCAGCCATGTACGATGCTTACCATTACATCACAAACATGACCAATCCAAATGGAAAACTTGAAGTGGTCGACGTGGTTGGCTCTCTTTGTGAAAATAACGATAAATTTGCTAAACAGCGTGAATTGCCTGAGGCGCGTGTTGGTGATACCTTGGTTATCCATGATACAGGAGCACATGGCTTTTCAATGGGGTATCAGTACAATGGTCGCTTACGCTCAGCTGAAATTCTTTACCAAGAAGATGGCAGTGGACGCTTAATCCGCCGTGCCGAAACGCCAGAAGACTATTTTGCAACCATTAAAGGATTTGATTTTGAATAA